ACCGGGTCAAGGCGCTGGTCGCCACGTCCGCGCTGGGCATGGGGTTCGACAAGCCCGACCTCGGGTTCGTCGTGCACCTGGGCTCGCCGTCCTCTCCCATCGCCTACTACCAGCAGGTGGGCCGCGCGGGCCGCGGTGTGGAGCACGCGGAGGTGCTGCTGCTGCCCGGGCCCGAGGACGAGGCGATCTGGAAGTACTTCGCGTCGGTGGCGTTCCCGCCCGAGGAGCAGGTGCGGCGGACCCTGGACGTGCTGGCGCGGGCGGACCGGCCGCTCTCGCTGCCCGCCCTGGAGCCACTGGTCGAGCTGCGCCGGACACGGCTGGAGACGATGCTCAAGGTCCTGGACGTCGACGGGGCGGTGCACCGGGTGAAGGGCGGCTGGACGAGCACCGGCCGGCCCTGGGTGTACGACGCGGAGCGGTACGCCTGGGTGGCCCGGCAGCGGGAGGCCGAGCAGGACGCCATGCGGGCGTACGCGTCGGCGACGACGTGCCGGATGGAGTTCCTGCGGCGCCAGTTGGACGACGAGGAGGCCGCGCCCTGCGGCCGCTGCGACAACTGCTCGGGGGCCGGCTTCGAACCGAAGGTGTCGGCGGGGGCGCTCGACGCGGCGAAGGGCGAACTGGGCCGGCCGGGCGTGGAGGTGGAGCCGCGCCGGATGTGGCCGACGGGGCTCGCGGCGGTCGGCGTCGACCTGAAGGGTCGTATTCCGGCCGGGGAGCAGGCGTTCGGCGGGCGTGCCCTGGGGCGGCTTTCGGACATCGGCTGGGGAAACCGGCTCCGGCCGATGCTCGCGGAGCGGGCGGCGGACGGTCCGGTGCCGGACGACGTGGTGCAGGCGGTGGTGCGGGTACTGGCCGACTGGGCGAAGGGTCCCGGGGGTTGGGCCTCGGGTGCTCCGGACGCACCGCCCCGGCCGGCGGGTGTGGTGACGGTCGCCTCGCGCACGCGTCCGCAGCTCGTGGACTCGCTGGGCCGGCGGATCGCGGAGATCGGTCGGATGCCGCTGCTCGGGTCGGTCGGCTACGCGCCGGAGGCCGAGGACCTGCGGCTCTCCCGGACCAACAGCGCCCAGCGGGTGGTCGGTCTGCACC
This sequence is a window from Streptomyces sp. HUAS YS2. Protein-coding genes within it:
- a CDS encoding RecQ family ATP-dependent DNA helicase, whose product is MTHADRLEDRASLRAAADTVLARLVGDASGTAQLREDQWRAIEALVADKRRALVVQRTGWGKSAVYFVATSLLRERGSGPTVIVSPLLALMRNQVEAAARAGIRARTINSSNTEEWETVQAEVAAGDVDVLLVSPERLNNPDFRDQVLPALAAATGLLVVDEAHCISDWGHDFRPDYRRLRTMLADLPAGVPVLATTATANARVTADVAEQLGTGAGTDALVLRGPLDRESLSLSVLRLPDAAHRLAWLADHLDELPGSGIIYTLTVAAAEEVTAYLRQCGHTVSSYTGRTENADRQQAEEDLLANRVKALVATSALGMGFDKPDLGFVVHLGSPSSPIAYYQQVGRAGRGVEHAEVLLLPGPEDEAIWKYFASVAFPPEEQVRRTLDVLARADRPLSLPALEPLVELRRTRLETMLKVLDVDGAVHRVKGGWTSTGRPWVYDAERYAWVARQREAEQDAMRAYASATTCRMEFLRRQLDDEEAAPCGRCDNCSGAGFEPKVSAGALDAAKGELGRPGVEVEPRRMWPTGLAAVGVDLKGRIPAGEQAFGGRALGRLSDIGWGNRLRPMLAERAADGPVPDDVVQAVVRVLADWAKGPGGWASGAPDAPPRPAGVVTVASRTRPQLVDSLGRRIAEIGRMPLLGSVGYAPEAEDLRLSRTNSAQRVVGLHQALMIPPELAAQLASAGGPVLLVDDLSDSGWTLAVAARLLRRSGAEGVFPLVLAVQG